In Penaeus chinensis breed Huanghai No. 1 chromosome 40, ASM1920278v2, whole genome shotgun sequence, one genomic interval encodes:
- the LOC125047181 gene encoding maltase A3-like isoform X1, with the protein MAMSLKRPQSEENTTAEKRHKIKRKKAPWWHSDIIYQVYPRSFCDSSGDGTGDLKGIASKVDYLKELGVGTVWLSPIFASPMADFGYDVSNFTAIEPLFGTMDDFDALRAALHDRGLRLVLDFVPNHSSDEHEWFVKSRRKEEPYTDYYIWADPKGFDEEGRPIPPNNWLSVFRGPAWTWAEERQQFYFHQFLAKQPDLNFRNQRVRDEMKNIFKFWLDKGIDGFRIDAIKHLFEVADLNQDEPVAKNSGADDPLDYGYLSHPFTVNQPETFEVVKEWRDIMDQYPEKLMMVEMWDGDIGEVMKYYGSDSVPLADFPFNFLLIDSFRSRSDLSGAALKDALDLWTDNMPEGKWPNWVLGNHDNGRVGSRFGEDLVDALNMLILLLPGTPVTYYGEEIGMVDAAVSWEETQDPQGRHYGREKYLEHSRDPARTPMQWDSTAFAGFTRGKSTWLPVNKNYKTLNVQAQSRADTSHLKIYKELARLRKREPFAGGRTAYPVVTREVFSVLRYLEGYESYLLVINTSEEELEVDLHQHANMELPTTAEVVLRSVTDAAEATVPGSEVNLSELKLVAGEGLLLRFA; encoded by the exons ATGGCGATGTCATTGAAACGCCCGCAGTCGGAGGAAAATACGACAGCTGAGAAAAGGCACAAAATCAAGAGGAAAAAAGCCCCGTGGTGGCACAGTGACATCATTTACCAAGTGTACCCTCGTTCATTTTGTGACAGCAGTGGAGATGGCACTGGGGACTTGAAAG GCATCGCGAGCAAGGTGGACTACCTGAAGGAGCTGGGCGTCGGGACAGTGTGGCTGAGTCCGATCTTCGCGTCGCCGATGGCTGACTTTGGCTACGACGTCTCCAACTTCACCGCCATCGAGCCGCTCTTCGGGACGATGGACGACTTCGACGCGCTCAGGGCGGCGCTGCACGACAGAG GCCTGCGGCTGGTGCTGGACTTCGTGCCGAACCACAGCAGCGACGAGCACGAGTGGTTCGTCAAGTCCAGGCGGAAGGAGGAGCCCTACACGGACTACTACATCTGGGCGGACCCCAAGGGCTTCGACGAGGAGGGCCGGCCCATCCCGCCCAACAACTGG CTGAGCGTGTTCCGGGGGCCGGCGTGGACGTGGGCGGAGGAGCGGCAGCAGTTCTACTTCCACCAGTTCCTGGCCAAACAGCCCGACCTGAACTTCCGGAACCAGCGAGTGCGGGACGAGATGAAG AACATATTCAAATTCTGGTTGGACAAAGGCATTGACGGTTTCCGAATAGATGCCATAAAACACCTGTTCGAAGTGGCAG ACTTGAACCAAGACGAGCCAGTCGCGAAGAACTCAGGCGCGGACGACCCTCTGGACTACGGCTACCTCAGTCACCCGTTCACAGTCAACCAGCCAGAGACCTTCGAAGTGGTCAAGGAGTGGAGGGACATCATGGACCAGTATCCTGAAAA GCTGATGATGGTCGAGATGTGGGACGGAGACATCGGCGAAGTGATGAAGTACTACGGCAGCGACAGCGTCCCCCTGGCGGACTTCCCGTTCAACTTCCTGCTGATCGACAGCTTCCGCAGCAGGAGCGACCTGAGCGGCGCCGCCCTCAAGGACGCCCTCGACCTGTGGACGGACAACATGCCGGAGGGGAAGTGGCCCAACTGGGTG cTCGGCAACCACGACAACGGGCGCGTGGGGTCCCGCTTCGGCGAGGACCTGGTCGACGCGCTCAACATGCTGATTCTTCTGTTGCCGGGGACGCCCGTCACTTACTACGGGGAGGAGATCG GTATGGTAGACGCCGCGGTGTCGTGGGAGGAGACGCAGGATCCCCAAGGGCGACACTACGGGCGTGAAAAGTACTTGGAACACAGCCGAGATCCAGCAAGGACGCCCATGCAGTGGGACAGCACGGCCTTTGCTG GTTTTACAAGAGGGAAGAGTACATGGCTGCCTGTGAATAAGAACTACAAGACCCTCAACGTCCAGGCTCAGTCACGGGCAGACACGAGCCACTTAAAGATATACAAAGAACTTGCTCGATTAAGAAAGCGGGAGCCCTTTGCAGGAGGACGGACTGCCTATCCCGTGGTCACCCGAGAAGTATTTTCGGTTTTGCG ATACCTTGAAGGCTACGAGAGCTACCTGCTGGTGATCAACACGTcggaggaggaactggaggtcGACCTCCACCAGCACGCCAACATGGAGCTTCCAACGACGGCCGAGGTCGTCCTGCGCTCCGTCACGGACGCGGCGGAGGCGACCGTCCCGGG GTCCGAAGTAAATTTGAGCGAATTAAAGCTTGTTGCAGGAGAAGGTTTATTATTGAGATTTGCATAA
- the LOC125047181 gene encoding maltase A3-like isoform X2, with translation MAMSLKRPQSEENTTAEKRHKIKRKKAPWWHSDIIYQVYPRSFCDSSGDGTGDLKGIASKVDYLKELGVGTVWLSPIFASPMADFGYDVSNFTAIEPLFGTMDDFDALRAALHDRGLRLVLDFVPNHSSDEHEWFVKSRRKEEPYTDYYIWADPKGFDEEGRPIPPNNWLSVFRGPAWTWAEERQQFYFHQFLAKQPDLNFRNQRVRDEMKNIFKFWLDKGIDGFRIDAIKHLFEVADLNQDEPVAKNSGADDPLDYGYLSHPFTVNQPETFEVVKEWRDIMDQYPEKLMMVEMWDGDIGEVMKYYGSDSVPLADFPFNFLLIDSFRSRSDLSGAALKDALDLWTDNMPEGKWPNWVLGNHDNGRVGSRFGEDLVDALNMLILLLPGTPVTYYGEEIGMVDAAVSWEETQDPQGRHYGREKYLEHSRDPARTPMQWDSTAFAGFTRGKSTWLPVNKNYKTLNVQAQSRADTSHLKIYKELARLRKREPFAGGRTAYPVVTREVFSVLRYLEGYESYLLVINTSEEELEVDLHQHANMELPTTAEVVLRSVTDAAEATVPG, from the exons ATGGCGATGTCATTGAAACGCCCGCAGTCGGAGGAAAATACGACAGCTGAGAAAAGGCACAAAATCAAGAGGAAAAAAGCCCCGTGGTGGCACAGTGACATCATTTACCAAGTGTACCCTCGTTCATTTTGTGACAGCAGTGGAGATGGCACTGGGGACTTGAAAG GCATCGCGAGCAAGGTGGACTACCTGAAGGAGCTGGGCGTCGGGACAGTGTGGCTGAGTCCGATCTTCGCGTCGCCGATGGCTGACTTTGGCTACGACGTCTCCAACTTCACCGCCATCGAGCCGCTCTTCGGGACGATGGACGACTTCGACGCGCTCAGGGCGGCGCTGCACGACAGAG GCCTGCGGCTGGTGCTGGACTTCGTGCCGAACCACAGCAGCGACGAGCACGAGTGGTTCGTCAAGTCCAGGCGGAAGGAGGAGCCCTACACGGACTACTACATCTGGGCGGACCCCAAGGGCTTCGACGAGGAGGGCCGGCCCATCCCGCCCAACAACTGG CTGAGCGTGTTCCGGGGGCCGGCGTGGACGTGGGCGGAGGAGCGGCAGCAGTTCTACTTCCACCAGTTCCTGGCCAAACAGCCCGACCTGAACTTCCGGAACCAGCGAGTGCGGGACGAGATGAAG AACATATTCAAATTCTGGTTGGACAAAGGCATTGACGGTTTCCGAATAGATGCCATAAAACACCTGTTCGAAGTGGCAG ACTTGAACCAAGACGAGCCAGTCGCGAAGAACTCAGGCGCGGACGACCCTCTGGACTACGGCTACCTCAGTCACCCGTTCACAGTCAACCAGCCAGAGACCTTCGAAGTGGTCAAGGAGTGGAGGGACATCATGGACCAGTATCCTGAAAA GCTGATGATGGTCGAGATGTGGGACGGAGACATCGGCGAAGTGATGAAGTACTACGGCAGCGACAGCGTCCCCCTGGCGGACTTCCCGTTCAACTTCCTGCTGATCGACAGCTTCCGCAGCAGGAGCGACCTGAGCGGCGCCGCCCTCAAGGACGCCCTCGACCTGTGGACGGACAACATGCCGGAGGGGAAGTGGCCCAACTGGGTG cTCGGCAACCACGACAACGGGCGCGTGGGGTCCCGCTTCGGCGAGGACCTGGTCGACGCGCTCAACATGCTGATTCTTCTGTTGCCGGGGACGCCCGTCACTTACTACGGGGAGGAGATCG GTATGGTAGACGCCGCGGTGTCGTGGGAGGAGACGCAGGATCCCCAAGGGCGACACTACGGGCGTGAAAAGTACTTGGAACACAGCCGAGATCCAGCAAGGACGCCCATGCAGTGGGACAGCACGGCCTTTGCTG GTTTTACAAGAGGGAAGAGTACATGGCTGCCTGTGAATAAGAACTACAAGACCCTCAACGTCCAGGCTCAGTCACGGGCAGACACGAGCCACTTAAAGATATACAAAGAACTTGCTCGATTAAGAAAGCGGGAGCCCTTTGCAGGAGGACGGACTGCCTATCCCGTGGTCACCCGAGAAGTATTTTCGGTTTTGCG ATACCTTGAAGGCTACGAGAGCTACCTGCTGGTGATCAACACGTcggaggaggaactggaggtcGACCTCCACCAGCACGCCAACATGGAGCTTCCAACGACGGCCGAGGTCGTCCTGCGCTCCGTCACGGACGCGGCGGAGGCGACCGTCCCGGGGTGA
- the LOC125047181 gene encoding probable maltase isoform X3 — MAMSLKRPQSEENTTAEKRHKIKRKKAPWWHSDIIYQVYPRSFCDSSGDGTGDLKGIASKVDYLKELGVGTVWLSPIFASPMADFGYDVSNFTAIEPLFGTMDDFDALRAALHDRGLRLVLDFVPNHSSDEHEWFVKSRRKEEPYTDYYIWADPKGFDEEGRPIPPNNWLSVFRGPAWTWAEERQQFYFHQFLAKQPDLNFRNQRVRDEMKNIFKFWLDKGIDGFRIDAIKHLFEVADLNQDEPVAKNSGADDPLDYGYLSHPFTVNQPETFEVVKEWRDIMDQYPEKLMMVEMWDGDIGEVMKYYGSDSVPLADFPFNFLLIDSFRSRSDLSGAALKDALDLWTDNMPEGKWPNWVLGNHDNGRVGSRFGEDLVDALNMLILLLPGTPVTYYGEEIGMVDAAVSWEETQDPQGRHYGREKYLEHSRDPARTPMQWDSTAFAGFTRGKSTWLPVNKNYKTLNVQAQSRADTSHLKIYKELARLRKREPFAGGRTAYPVVTREVFSVLR, encoded by the exons ATGGCGATGTCATTGAAACGCCCGCAGTCGGAGGAAAATACGACAGCTGAGAAAAGGCACAAAATCAAGAGGAAAAAAGCCCCGTGGTGGCACAGTGACATCATTTACCAAGTGTACCCTCGTTCATTTTGTGACAGCAGTGGAGATGGCACTGGGGACTTGAAAG GCATCGCGAGCAAGGTGGACTACCTGAAGGAGCTGGGCGTCGGGACAGTGTGGCTGAGTCCGATCTTCGCGTCGCCGATGGCTGACTTTGGCTACGACGTCTCCAACTTCACCGCCATCGAGCCGCTCTTCGGGACGATGGACGACTTCGACGCGCTCAGGGCGGCGCTGCACGACAGAG GCCTGCGGCTGGTGCTGGACTTCGTGCCGAACCACAGCAGCGACGAGCACGAGTGGTTCGTCAAGTCCAGGCGGAAGGAGGAGCCCTACACGGACTACTACATCTGGGCGGACCCCAAGGGCTTCGACGAGGAGGGCCGGCCCATCCCGCCCAACAACTGG CTGAGCGTGTTCCGGGGGCCGGCGTGGACGTGGGCGGAGGAGCGGCAGCAGTTCTACTTCCACCAGTTCCTGGCCAAACAGCCCGACCTGAACTTCCGGAACCAGCGAGTGCGGGACGAGATGAAG AACATATTCAAATTCTGGTTGGACAAAGGCATTGACGGTTTCCGAATAGATGCCATAAAACACCTGTTCGAAGTGGCAG ACTTGAACCAAGACGAGCCAGTCGCGAAGAACTCAGGCGCGGACGACCCTCTGGACTACGGCTACCTCAGTCACCCGTTCACAGTCAACCAGCCAGAGACCTTCGAAGTGGTCAAGGAGTGGAGGGACATCATGGACCAGTATCCTGAAAA GCTGATGATGGTCGAGATGTGGGACGGAGACATCGGCGAAGTGATGAAGTACTACGGCAGCGACAGCGTCCCCCTGGCGGACTTCCCGTTCAACTTCCTGCTGATCGACAGCTTCCGCAGCAGGAGCGACCTGAGCGGCGCCGCCCTCAAGGACGCCCTCGACCTGTGGACGGACAACATGCCGGAGGGGAAGTGGCCCAACTGGGTG cTCGGCAACCACGACAACGGGCGCGTGGGGTCCCGCTTCGGCGAGGACCTGGTCGACGCGCTCAACATGCTGATTCTTCTGTTGCCGGGGACGCCCGTCACTTACTACGGGGAGGAGATCG GTATGGTAGACGCCGCGGTGTCGTGGGAGGAGACGCAGGATCCCCAAGGGCGACACTACGGGCGTGAAAAGTACTTGGAACACAGCCGAGATCCAGCAAGGACGCCCATGCAGTGGGACAGCACGGCCTTTGCTG GTTTTACAAGAGGGAAGAGTACATGGCTGCCTGTGAATAAGAACTACAAGACCCTCAACGTCCAGGCTCAGTCACGGGCAGACACGAGCCACTTAAAGATATACAAAGAACTTGCTCGATTAAGAAAGCGGGAGCCCTTTGCAGGAGGACGGACTGCCTATCCCGTGGTCACCCGAGAAGTATTTTCGGTTTTGCGGTAA